A region from the Aegilops tauschii subsp. strangulata cultivar AL8/78 chromosome 5, Aet v6.0, whole genome shotgun sequence genome encodes:
- the LOC120964625 gene encoding uncharacterized protein yields the protein MNTWRHIWWRYAKLRNQLLGLELQQVPRGTNKEADDIAKRASKRQPQEARIFEEWLFKPSVAHPAVEPTPPQEELPPAPTSGAPACNPTLGARLLLAPESQEGCWTEEFKAYLLQGTLPEKEEDAERVARQAIAYCIEDGELYRKRPTDFSLRCISRKKGCELLSNIHGRDCGHHSSSRTLVGKAFRSGFYWPTTLNDATELVRSCEACQFHAKQIH from the coding sequence ATGAACACATGGAGGCATATCTGGTGGAGGTACGCAAAATTGAGAAACCAACTCTTGGGCCTAGAACTGCAGCAGGTGCCTCGCGGCacgaacaaggaagccgacgataTCGCCAAGAGAGCGTCTAAGCGCCAGCCTCAAGAGGCCCGCATCTTCGAGGAGTGGCTCTTCAAGCCTTCGGTAGCCCATCCTGCTGTAGAGCCGACACCGCCTCAGGAGGAGCTCCCCCCAGCACCAACCTCGGGAGCCCCCGCCTGCAACCCGACCTTAGGGGCCCGCCTGCTCCTCGCGCCCGAgtctcaggaggggtgctggactgAAGAGTTCAAGGCATACTTGCTTCAGGGAaccctgccggagaaggaggaagacgcgGAGCGCGTCGCTCGGCAGGCCATTGCCTACTGCATTGAGGACGGTGAGCTCTACCGAAAGCGACCAACCGATTTTTCCTTGCGATGCATTTCTAGGAAGAAGGGGTGCGAGCTATTAAGCAACATACACGGCAGAGACTGTGGGCATCACTCGTCATCACGCACCTTggtgggcaaggcgttccgcagcggattctactggcccacgacgCTCAATGACGCCACCGAACTCGTAAGatcctgtg